The genomic interval CCTTTTTTACACCCATTGCTTTTAGTGCTGAAATTTAGTTCAAAATAGTTCTATGTCCAAATGGTAGATTTGGGGCTGGAATATTGTCACCATTCAAAACTCTGAAACAGAAGGTATACTTTAACTGTCTCTTTAGAACTTTTTTCCTTTGCGATTACTGACACATTAGAAAACCTCTGCTATGAGGAAATTTTGTCTTTGCAGCTCACTCTTAGctggggggtagggggaaggtgGTGGGGTGGAGAATAAAAGATCCCCCGACTCCACTATTTTAAGCTGTTGCCTTTACTATAGGAAATAAGGATACAGATTATGACACAAAAATTGAGGACAGAAACAACTCGGTGCTATCAAGTTATGCAAATACAAATGCTTTAAAGGAAGACAATATTTAAGCTCCCATGAGTTTTCTATACCTGCTTAACTTgtctacttcattttctttgaggTGATCGCTTACTACAGCGTCTCCCCAAGGTTTATACCAGTAGTACTACCAAGATAGATTTCCCCAAACCACTTTTACACTACCTAGAAGTGGCCTCAGACTTTTAGCATTGATTCAGATTGATCATGTGTTAGATATGCTGTGCTAAGTCATTCATAATTAACAACCTTGCACGGCAATTTAAGGTGTCATTGCAAAATTCCCAGCACTTTCAAGTGAAGATATAGGTGGCCCTGAAAAGGGCGTTGGGTTTGGCCAGAAATTAGGGCAGGCTTGGTCATCCTGCAAGGAAAACCCTGTACCTGCTTCTGGCCTAAGAATTGCGCACTGTAGGCGTGTAGTATAGCGCCTGGGAGAAAAATTGCACAGCTTTTTGTGATCAAGTGGGTGGCCCTAAAAAGGGCCTTTAGGAATACAGTCAAGGACAGGGAATGGGGCTTTTAGCCTCCGAAGCCGTAGAGGGTGCGGCCCTGGCGCTTGAGCGCGTAGACCACGTCCATGGCGGTCACCGTCTTGCGCTTGGCGTGCTCCGTGTAGGTGACGGCGTCCCGGATCACGTTCTCCAGAAAAACCTTGAGCACCCCGCGGGTCTCCTCGTAGATGAGGCCGGAGATGCGCTTGACTCCGCCGCGGCGGGCCAGGCGCCGGATGGCGGGCTTGGTGATGCCCTGGATGTTGTCGCGCAGGACCTTGCGGTGGCGCTTGGCGCCTCCCTTTCCCAGGCCTTTTCCTCCTTTGCCTCTTCCAGACATAGCGAACAGCTGCTGCTATCACACTACGGAAGTGTGAGAACTACCTGCAGTCCCTTTTATGTCAGTTGTGCGGACCTTTTAGGAAACTGAAATGGCGCAAACAGGATGTTGTCGCCTAGTAATTTCCGGTGGCGCTGGTCGCCGCCTTTGCCACCTTTGACCCTTCCGACCCTCACCGCGATCAGACAAGTTCAAAGCAGGATAGGAATTATACCACTTGGGTGACTAGGAAACCCTTTCTTCCAATCAGATAGCGGACCTTATTGAAAACCACATATACAGGCGGAAAAGCATAGGAGTCAGGTTCAAGCAACAAACTTAATCCCGCCCAGAAATTCCTGAGAGCAGATGGAGACTATTGTGTGCtcctgttcatttttttatttcaattttaataaatttctgtcAGCCACAAATTGAAGCATTTTTCCCTACTAAGGTAACATTTATTTAGCAGGTTTATATTACTTAGGGATTGTAGGAAATCTCAAAAATTATGCATTGCTATGCATTTAAGACGCATATTTGAATTGCTTGTGTCCCTTCGGGGcgggtggcgggggggggggcttGGGGGGGGAATGCACTTTAAAGTGAAAGGGTTAGTGATATTGGTAAGATGGTCTTGATCTGAAATCTATCCGGCGTCGAGAGATTCCTTTCTCCCAAGGTCATCACCATCTCCATGTTCCATGTACTATTCGTTTTAGGGTTGCATTGTTTGATTAAATAGGAAACAGTTGTGACATTTGAAAGTTGGGTGTTGCTGCTGAGGactgaaattttacttttatttttacttactttttttccaGTATTAGGGTTTGTACTCTGGGCCtgctgcttgcaaggcaggcactagacctaattaattttattttaaaatctgattctCCAGTCAGTTATTGGAAAATAGGTGTTTGAGCAGCTCATGtgtgaaaaatttattttttgacagaaTTTTAGAATTTGAATGTAAAGATATTATTTCCAATAAAAATAGAATGTCACATTGAATATAATATACCCCAAGATTTACCAGGAATAAAGTATGTGAAATATTGTGTTAATAATGATTTTATGTTGATTATATGTTGAagtaatattttgatattttttggttaaataaaatacattattaagaTAAATTCACctgtttttaatttccaaaatggTTACTAGAggatttaaatttatattatgaGACttgtattattgttattgtttttataatgGACTTCACAGGCAggattctttcttctccctctctatgCAATGATTCCTTACAAAATCTTGATAGCagggttattttaaaaaaagtggaCATTCAATATATGTGAATACACACAAACAGTTATAGAGACTGTACTCAAGTCAGAATGAGGcattatataaaagtaaatatgtTGAGACATTAAGGGAGGCTTGTCAAGTAGACCATTATCCATAAAGGCAAGAACCTTTGGTAATATTGAAAATTAATAACATTTGAATTCTTCACAACTAATATGTTGGTAAGAGAATACTACTTAAAATTCTATGCTAACTTTCTACTTAAGTGTATTTTGTTTCTGGGGGGCATCCAGAActgattcttaaaataatttgtgtCATCAAAATTTAAGTCTTGATATATGTACAATGTAGTGTATGCTCTGCTgattcaaaaaagaagaaatcattgtGAGAGGACACAGTGACTTCATGAGAACAATGATGGCTAGAAAATTATCTACTGTTCCTGGAAGGTTAACAAAGGCCAAGAAAGAGTGAGATAAAAAATTCAGGTCAATTGTCTAATGGTCTATTAAGAATAAAAGTTAAGGCTGGGTgccctcctgtaatcctagcttctcaggaagctgagatcaggaggatcatggtttgaagccaactcaggcaaaatgaaagtgagaccctatcacaaataTACCCAACAtataaaaaggactggtggagtggctcaagtacctGTCTACcaatcatgaggtcctgagttcaaattacacaagaaaaaaataaatgaaaagttacaTTACCTGCTATTTGATGAATGAGTAAAGTAAGAATGTCAAGGAGCTATAGCATGAGGATTTATAGAAAtttatctacatttaaaaattattttttagccaggattacaagtgtgccaaaaaaaaattagagctgaaagtaagaaaaaaaagtgggACTATCGTATCCAGTATAAAAAGATTACTTCATTTGTCTGTGAAATTGAACACCATTCCCCCAATGTCATCTTATCAACATTGGTAAGCACATGCTGGGAAGGTGGAAAATTCAGACAGGAAGTAGATCCTCATCAGGGGTGTCCTCACTGAAGATATGAAGGGAAGAACTGGGCACTGTAGTGTAGGTCTGAGCCCTTTGTAGGGATATGAGTGCATAGTCTAAAAGACCTATGCATGGTCTTCAAAAATATAGGAGAATGTGATTCTGCTTGTCTTGGTTAGGGGTTCCTTATTAGTGTATTAAATTTTAACTTGTAAGATTATTTATTGCAATAATTTTTGTCCATTACTGAGTATAATTATGTCTGCCCAGTACTGAAAATAGCTTAAAGGTTATGGTGTAATTGTACTatgaaaaaaataccatttttgaTTTAAATTTCCCTACCATACTTCTATTTTCCATAAACCAGGTATACATTCTTGATAATGTACTATATTCCTTTGAACCAGTTTCCTCAGTGATGAGTTACATATTAGAAAcatattcattatatataaatatgtgatttataatttcatattttacccTTTGATAACAATCATAATGTCATGAACAATTCTCCCTCCATAGCAGGCATTTGCTTCTTAGGCTTCTTTGGGCTATTGAATGGAATGGATTCTATTATGAActcatttcttttactttccctaGACATAGACCCCAATGGttacaaatatttgtaaatgttacaTAGCTTTTCTTATGTAGGCCCATCATCAATAATAGCACCTTCATTTACTAATTAGTAGCAGAAAACCATTGTACACACATCCTTGCCCTATCAAACATGTATGTTTAGTTTGAAAGACTATAAATTCCACTTTCTAGTTTGAAAGACAATTCGAGGAAGAAgtaaagccatttaaaaaaaactaatagaTTATGCATAAATGCAGCTACTTACTAGGAATCACCAAATCTTTGAAAATCTACGTGTGTTTTTGTGATTACAGCTTTTAAATAAtagtgaaatctttttttttcaataagggggggtaaaataaaaatacatgtattgaaacagtTTTTATTGACAAAGTGAATGGATATAGTTTTGAAAAGTGCCTTTTGCAGTTTAGACGAAATAATAGACCTGGGTTGTTTTCTTCCCCTTAGATGTGACATGTAAGCTGGGAGTCCTAGGGCGACTTCGGTTAGATAAAGAGCAGTTTGAATGTCCTGGAAGAGTGTCACAAGCCCCCTAGTCTTTACTGCTGAACTTAAGCGTGAGCTCAACCACCTGAAGTGGCAGAGTGCACTGGGGCTTCTTCAAAGTGCTGGTGGCCTGTAATCCCTTTTGTGTCGGCTTGGTGGCTGGCCATCTGCTTGCTGTCTGCCTGGTGGTGTGGGCCATGGCTTAGAAAAACCACTAGATCCAGAAAAGTACGGTGCTTTTTCAGACCATATTTTTAGGGATACATAAGTCTGACTTTAGGGATACATAAGTCTGACTTATCTGTCCTGTGCTTGGAACTTAGTTTTCAGATTGCTGTCATGAGAAATGGATTTCCGTTGgagtaattattttttttctagtttagtATGCATTTAAATTTAGGATATAGAAGTGTTTATTGTTGATTTCAGAGAATTTTGTTTACTGCAATTTCCTGAAAAGTAATAGActacaaactttaaaaaagttttattggtAGGTCTGCCaccattttctaaatttaaaaaacccGCCATCAAATGTGAAAGGCcagttttccttctttgttctcCGATTTTTCTTATTCGAATTTTCAAAATGTGAGGTATTTGGACTTAAAGAATATTTGGATAAACACCTTATGTACACTTACATGTTGAACATGTATGCCATGTGTTCATATCCACGAACAAATTCCCAAAATGAACCAACATGACGCATTATGGTTGCCATCCTTTTTCACTATTTGCAGCAATTTCTGATCCTGATACAGAATTCCACTTCCAAAACCAATTACTTTTGTGCATGCATAAATGTGCTTTTACTGAGAAGTTAAATAGTACTTTTCGCCTCCATTTTGT from Castor canadensis chromosome 8, mCasCan1.hap1v2, whole genome shotgun sequence carries:
- the LOC141425680 gene encoding histone H4; the encoded protein is MSGRGKGGKGLGKGGAKRHRKVLRDNIQGITKPAIRRLARRGGVKRISGLIYEETRGVLKVFLENVIRDAVTYTEHAKRKTVTAMDVVYALKRQGRTLYGFGG